The following DNA comes from Pannonibacter sp. XCT-53.
GCCGACGTCGACCGCTTTGTCGCGGTCGCTGCCGGCTGATCCCTGCCCTCGATGGCAAAACGCCCGGTCGATCCGACCGGGCGCTTCGTGCTGCGGCAAGGGGAGAAGCCGGCAGCGGAAACTCAGTGGGTGCTGGCCTCGATCTGGCGCGGCTGACCGGCCGTGATCTCGATCTTGCGCGCCTTCATCGCCTCGGGGATTTCCCGCACCAGGTCGATGTGCAGCAGCCCGTTTTCCAGATGGGCGCCGTCAACGCGAACGAATTCGGCGAGCTGGAAGCGACGCTCGAAGGCACGCGAGGCAATCCCGCGGTACAGGACCTCGCCGGCCCCGTCTTCTGCCTGCTTCTCGCCCTTCACGGTCAGCACATGCTCCTTGGCTTCAAGCGAGAGATCCTTCTCGCCAAACCCGGCAACCGCCATGGTGATGCGATAGGCGTTCTCGCCGGTGCGCTCGATGTTGTAGGGCGGATAGCTCGGCGTGTCGGAGTTGATGCTGTCGAGCATGGACAGCAACTTGTCAAAGCCGACAGTCGAACGGTAGAGGGGGCTGAAGTCGAAATGACGCATGATCTATTGTCCTCGTTTGAGCAACATGACTGATCTGACCTGTGTCTTCCCCGATCCGGCGGAAGACAGGTCTTGTCTGCAGGCCCGTCTGGCACCTGCTGACAAAAAGGTGGTGGCGCCTTTTTCCGCTTTCAAGAGGTGCCGGATGAACGGCAGATGAACGGGCCCTTCCGGTCCGGTTCAAGCGCGGGGATGCATCGTCCTTCCAACATCCGGCGACGCCCTGGTGGCGCCGGACAGCCGAAAGGAAGACCGTCATGATCAAGTCCTCGCTTCTTGCCCTTGCGATTGCCGTCACGTCGATCGCTTCCGTCAGCCCCGCCCAGTCCGGGGCGCGCCTCGTGGTCGAGTACGGCAGCGAAGGCAGCTACTACCAGGTCCAGGATGGCTGGTACGGCCAGTATCCGGACCCGCGCTGGAGCGGTCAGCCTCTGCCCGGCTGGGGCCCTCGCGGTGGCCATTATGATGGCCCGCGCCCGGACTGGGGTTACGAGCGCCTGAGCCCGCGCGAGGTGCGCCGGGTGCTGCGGCATCAGGGCTACAGCGACATCGACGTGCAGGATGCGCGCGGCCGCACCTATGTGGTGATTGCCACGGGTCAGCGCGGGGCCCTGGTCCGGCTCGTTGTCGATGCCTTCACCGGCGACGTCCTGCAGAGGGAACGCCTCTATCGCTGGTAAGCGGTTGAGCGGCTGCGGCCGGCCCTGTAATCCTCAGGAGAGAACAGGACCGGCCCGCCGGAGGCGATTCCATGCTGCTGACTGAAGTGCCCGGAAACCCCGTTCCGGAGGGAGCCCTTGCCGGCTTTCTCGACACGTCCGATGGCGCAAGGCTGCGGTATGCGCGCTTTCCGGCCACGGGCAGTCCGCTGAAGGGCACGGTCACGGTGCTGCAGGGGCGGGCCGAGTTCATCGAGAAATACTTCGAGGTCATCCGCGAGCTGCAGCAGCGCGGGTTTCATGTGGTGGCCTTCGACTGGCGCGGGCAGGGCGGCTCGTCGCGCCATGCCGGTGATCCCCTCCGGGGCCATGTCCGGGACTTCGCCGAGTACCGCCGCGATCTCGACGCGATCCTGTCGGAGATCGTGCTGGCGCAGTGTCCCGGCCCGCATTTCGCGCTGGCGCATTCGACCGGCGGCGCGATCCTGTTGTCGCACACCGAACGGCTGCGCACCCGCTTCGCGCGGGCTGTCCTCACCTCGCCCCTCGTCGGCCTTCTCGACGCCGGCTGGCGCGAAGGCCTCGCCTACAGTGCGGCCCGCTGGCTCTGTCGCCTCGGCCTGGGCCGTCTGTTCATTCCCGGCGGCACCGGGCTGCTCACCTCCGACTATGCCGACAACCGTCAGACCAGCGACGCGGCGCGCTTCGAGCGCATGAATGCCGTGGTGCGTGCTCGCCCCGACCTCGGCGTCGGTTCGCCGACAAATGCCTGGCTGGCAGCCACCGGCCGGACCCTGCTGTCGTTCCGCAGCATCGACTTCGGGCCCTCGGTGCATCTGCCGCTGCTGATCCTGGCTGCCGGCGCGGACCGCATCGTGTCGACGCCGGCAACCGAGGAGCTGGCGACGCGGATGAAGGCGGCTGCATTCCTCGCCGTTCCCGGCGCCCGCCACGAGATCCTGATGGAAGCGGACGTCTACCGCGACCAGTTCTGGGCCGCCTTTGACGCCTTCGTGCCGGGAAGCGACTGACGGACCGGCCCCGCCGCCGTTTCTGCCGCCCTGGGTCGCGGAGCCGGGTCGCGGAGCGCCGCGATCAGGCGGCCGGAACCGCAGCCAGTTCCTTCAGGACAAGCTCGTGCAGCCGGGGGTCGCCACTGGCCAGAATCCGGCCGCCATCGACCGGCGAGCCGCCTGTCCAGCTGGTCACGATCCCCCCTGCGCCCTCGATGATCGGCACCAGCGCGACGATGTCGTAAGCCTGGAGGCCGCTCTCGATCACAAGGTCGGCCAGGCCGGCGGCGACCATGCAATAGGCGTAGCAGTCGGTGCCATAACGGGCGAGACGGGTCTGCGCCTCGATCCGGTCATAGGCTGCCAGTTCGACCGGCTTGAAGATGCGCGGTGTCGTCGTGAACAGCACCGCGTCGGACAGGCTGGCGCAGGCGCGGGTCTTCAGCTGACGCGTGCCCAGTGGGCCGCTGTACCATGCAGACTTGCCGTCACCGGCATAGGCCTCGTTCACATAGGGCTGCACCATCATCCCGAGCGCCGGCCGGTTGGCCTGCTTCAGGCCGATCAGCGTGCCCCAGGTCGGCAGTCCCGTGATGAAGGAGCGCGTGCCGTCGATCGGATCCAGCACCCAGACCTCGTCCGCATCGGTGTTCTCCGGACCATACTCCTCTCCCAGGATGCCATGCCGCGGGTACTCGGCATTGATCAGCGCCCGCATGGCGGCCTCGCCGGCCCGGTCACCGGCCGTCACGGGATCGAAGCCGCCATCGAGCTTGTTGTCGATTGCCCCGTTGGTGCGGAAATGCGGCAGGATGGCCTCACCTGCGGCCCGAGCCAGGCGTTCCAGGAACGGATACAAGCTGTGCTCAATTTGCATGTCAGGTTTGCGCATGGTGCATGGCCCAAAGTCTGCGCCGCAAGAACTTGCGGATCGGGTGAGAGTCCGGCGCCGGGAACCCTATTTATTTCAGGCTTCTAATAAAATCCCGGCTGGCTCCTTTGTAACCCTGCGCTTCCTTTGGCGTCAAAGGCAAAGGCGCGGTGCGCTGCGGCCGGGCTTGACGTTTGTGCACTGCGATGCGACCTTATTGCAGCGCGATACGACGATCTTCGTCGTGGCGCCGCCCTCCTTGGGCGTTTCCTCCCTAGACTCGGGCCGCCTCGCTTGGGGCGGCCTTTTTTTTTGCCTGCGGAAGGGCTGTCGTGCCGGCGGGGTGCGGGCGGAGGCGTTGGGGCGGAGGCGTCTGGGCGGAGGGCAGGCGCTGATCTACTCGGCCGCGAGACCGAGCGGGACGAGCGGGGCGTCGGGCATGGCGGTCAGGTCCGTCAGCACCGCCATCAGGTCCTCGGCCAGCGCCGCGAAGCCGGGCAGGGGCTCGTGCCGGACCTCATCCATGTAGAGACCGCGGTTGATCTCGAGCTGCAGCGCATGCAGCCCCTTGGCCGGGCGACCATAATGTTCGGTGATGAAGCCGCCGGCATAGGGCTTGTTGCGGCTGACCGTGTAGCCGCGGGATTTCAGCAAGGTGGCGGCAAGGTCCGACAGTTCCACCGGACAGCTCGTGCCATAGCGGTCGCCCAGGATGAAATCCGGTCGGGTGCCCGTGGTCTGGCAGCGCACCGACGAGGGCATGGAGTGGCAATCGATCAGCACGGCATAGCCGAAGCGCACGTGGGTCTGGGCCAGCAGCCGCCGCAACGTGTTGTGATAGGGCTTGTAGAGGGTCTCGATCCGCTCGAGGCCTTCCTCGACGGTGAGGCGCTGGGCGTAGATTTCCTGGGATTCGCTCACCACCCGGGCGATGGTGCCGAGCCCCCCGGCGACGCGCAGCGACCGCGTGTTGGCATAGGCCGGAAGGCGCCCGGTGAACATCTTCGGGTCCAGCTCGTAGGGCTCCCGGTTCACGTCCAGAAAGGCGCGGGGAAACAGGACCCGCAGCAGCGGAGCGCCCATCGGCACGACGCCGGCGAATAGGGCGTCGACAAACGCATCCTCGGACCGGCGAATCGCAAGCCGGTCCAGCCGCGAGGCATCCAGAAAATCCTGCGGATAGCAGCACCCCGAGTGGGGCGAGTTGAAGACGAAGGGCAGGCGCTGCTCGGCGGGCGCGAGGATCTCGAAGGGGGGCTGGTCCCTGAAGTCGGTGACTATCCTCATTCATCCCTCGTCCCGGGTGGCGGCCTCGCTCTCCCCAACGCACTGCAAGATCACGCAAGTTTCCAACGAATCGGCGGCTCTGTCCACACCTGAGACGGCTATGGGGGCTGCCGGCGGCTTCACTCTATCTTTACGGCGAGCTGAAACACTAAAATGCAGCGAAATGGCCGGCCGGCTGGCTGGTCCTGGATCATTCGGAGTTTGACGGTTGTCCCACATGTCGCGAATTCTTTTGGCGGAAGATGACAATGACATGCGCCGCTTCCTGGCCAAGGCGCTGGAGAATGCAGGCCACGACGTCGTGTCCTTCGACAACGGCAAGAGCGCCTACGAGCGGCTGCGGGAAGAACCCTTCGCGCTTCTTCTGACCGACATCGTGATGCCCGAGATGGACGGCATCGAGCTGGCGCGCCGCGCGACGCAGCTGGATCCGGACCTGAAGGTCATGTTCATCACGGGCTTTGCCGCCGTCGCGCTGAACCCGGATTCCAACGCCCCGAAGGACGCCAAGGTCCTGTCCAAGCCGTTCCACCTCAAGGATCTTGTCCAGGAAGTGGAGCGGATGCTCGCCGCCTGAGGCGACTTTCCACAGGTGGCGGTGCCGGTGCAGATTGTTTGACGGTTCCGTGAAAAGGGCTCTTGCACAGACCCCGGATACCCGTTATACGCACCTCCACCGCAGCGCTCCGGCGCTTGGTTCCGAAGTTTTCGGGCGTGTAGCTCAGCGGGAGAGCACTACGTTGACATCGTAGGGGTCACAGGTTCAATCCCTGTCACGCCCACCATTCTTGCGGACGGGAAAGCGAAAGCTTTCCCCGACGCGGGTAGCGGGAAGTCTCCAAGGCGCGCCGTCGCGCCGGAGGATGTCCCTCCGCCAGTCCATGCGGGCGCTCTGGCGCCCGTTTCTTTTGAGTAGATAAGCAGGGCCCTTCCGGGGACAGAACGATGAAGATCAAGAACTCGCTCAAGGCGCTGATGGCTCGTCACCGGGAAAACCGCATGGTTCGCCGCAAGGGTCGCGTCTACATCATCAACAAGAAGAACCCGCGCTACAAGGCCCGCCAGGGCTGAGCCGGGGTTGGCTCGCGGTTTCGTGAGCCCGCTTGTCGACATCAAGGATTGACCGCCGCATGGGGCTAAGGATACTTGGCCCCATGCGGCTTTTCTCGTTCCTGATTTGCTTTCTCGTCGTCCTGGCTCCGATCGCGGGCCGGGCGCAGACCGTTCCGCCCGGGGCCACCGAGCCGAAGGCGGAGGATCTCGGCACCTTGCCGGAGGCGCCGGCCGAGGACGAGCCGAAAGCGCGTGCTGCCGAGGAACCACCGCTGGAGACGCTGTATCGGCAGCTGGCCGGGAGCGGCGACGAGGCGGAGGCACGGCGGATTGCCCGCTCGATCCAGATCCTCTGGCTGAAATCCGGCAGCGACACGGTCGACCTGCTGATGGAACGGGCCGCCCAGGCGCTGAAGGCCGACAACTATCCGCTCGCCCTCGACCTGCTCGACACTGTCGTGACGTTGAAACCGGCTTATGCGGAGGGCTGGAACCGCCGCGCGACGGTCTATTACATGCGTCAGGACTTCGGCCGGTCGCTGGCCGACATCGAGCGCGTGCTGGCCCTCGAACCCCGCCACTGGGGCGCGCTTTCCGGCCTCGGCATCATCCAGCGGCAGCTCGACCAGGACCAGCGCGCGCTGGCCACGTTCCGGAAGGTGCTGGAGGTCTATCCCCTGCTCGACAGCGCCCGGAAGGCCGTCGAGGAGCTGGAAAAGGACCTTGCGGGCGAGCCGACCTGACGCGCCTGCCCCAGCCAGTGTCCGAGGCCAGACCCCGGTTTTCGTCCGCACCCGGATCCAGGTCCACACCGGGGCAGAGGCGGGGGCAACGCCCTGAACCTTTGCCCGCCGATCCGCGTAGACAGGCAGACGCCGCGCGCGTCGGCCGGAGCCCGCAATGTTTCCAGTTCTCATCGTGATCCTCGTCCTGGCCCTGGTGCTTGCCCTGGTGCTGGCCCTGTTTCTGGCCGGCTACACGGAGTTGCGACGCCGGCAGATCCAGCGCCGCAACCCGCCTGCAGGGATCCTGCTGCAGGTGGACGGGGCGCAGGTGCATGTGATCGAGGACGGCGGTCAGGCTGACCCCGGGGCGCCCGTGGTGCTGTTCGTGCATGGCGCCAGCGGCAACGGGCAGGACCTGCGCCTTGCCTTCTCGGGTCTGCTGCCCGAGGCGGTGCGGTGTGTCTACATCGACCGGCCCGGCCTTGGTCATTCCGACCGGCGGTTGCCGGCCGATGCGGCGCCCCGCGACCAGGCGCGCCGTCTGCTGGCGACCATGACCGCCCTCGGGCATGAGGTCTTCACCGTGGTCGGCCACTCCTTCGGCGCCGCCGTTGCCGCCGCCATGGCCCTGGAGGCGCCCGCCAGGGTGCAGGCGCTTGTCTTCCTGGCTCCGGCGACTCATCCCTGGAACGGCAAGGTGGCCTGGTACTACCGGCTGTCGGCGCTGCCGGTGATCGGCTGGCTGTTCTGCCGGGTGATTGCGCTGCCCGTGGCCGAGCGCGTCGCGCCCCTGTCGATGCGGCACGTCTTTGCCCCCGATCCTGTTCCCCCGGCCTATGACGCGCGGATCGGGCTGGAGCTTCTGTTCCGCCCGGAGAGCTTCCGTTCCAACGCCTGCGATCTGGCCGCCTTCAACCGGCATCTGGCGGATCAGGCGCGGCTTTACCCCCGGATCGGGCAGCCGGCCGTCATCGTCACGGGCGATCAGGACGGGGTCGTGTGGCCGAGCATCCATTCGCGTGGCCTCAAGCGGGACTTGCCGGCGGCGCGGCTGATCGAACTTCCGGGGGCAGGGCACATGCCCCAGCACGCCCATGCCGCAGAGATCGCGGCACATATACTGACCCTTGCCGACGGGACGAGGGCGCTGCAGCCGGCGGGGGGCGAGCCGGCCCCCGGCGCCGGGCGCCCGAGTTGAAGACGCGCCGAAGCGGACGAAACGGACAAAAGGAAGCCGCCCAAAAAGAAACGGCCCGCCGGAGCGGGCCGTCAGACCACTGACAAACTTCGGAGTTTCGTCAGTCTGCCGTCATTCCGGACAAGGTGAGCGTTCAGCGAACCGCAGGTCCGGAATCCAGCATGTCAGTGCGAGCGCAAGCGAGCCCAAAACCAAGTCAATTCGTACGGCTTGCGACCGACAGGTGTGTCGCGCTTCGCGCGGCTGATATCTGGATCCCGGCTCGGCGCTTCGCTGACGCTCAGCTGGGCCGGGATGACTGTGAGTAAGTTTGTCAGCAGTCTGACGGCCCGCCGGAGCGGGCCGTGTGATGTCGGGTGAGGCCTGTCTCATGCCAGGCCCCAGGGAGACTGGCGCCTCATCCCCTGACCTGCCCGATCGCTCCCCGGGGATGCCGGGTCCGCAACGGGCCGGTCGCGGGGACCGCGCGTCTCAGAGACCGGACTTGCCGTCGCTGCCGACGAAGGCGATGCGCAGCATGTTGGTCGAGCCCGGTGTGCCGAAGGGCACGCCGGCGGTGATGATGATCCGCTGGCCCGGCTTGGCGAACTCTTCCTGATGCGAGATGCGGCAGGCGCGATCCACCATGTCGTTCTCGTCATTGGCGTCGGAGCTGACCACGCAGTGCAGGCCCCAGGCGAGCGCCAGACGACGGGCGGTGCCCACCACGGGCGACAGGGCGATCACCGGCGTCGACGGCCGCTCGCGCGCTGCCCTGAGGCCAGTCGCGCCAGAGGACGTGTAGCAGACCACGGCAGCCAGGTTCAGCGTCTCGGCAATCTGCCGGGCCGCCGCCGAGATGGCATCGGCACCGGTCGCTTCCGGGTCGGTGCGCTGCGCGTGGATGATGCTGCGGTAGTTGCCGTCCTGCTCCACCTGCTGGGCGATCTTGTCCATGGTGGCGACCGCCTCGATCGGGAACTGTCCGGCTGCCGATTCGGCCGAGAGCATCACGGCGTCGGCCCCCTCGAACACGGCGGTGGCCACGTCGGAGACTTCGGCGCGGGTCGGGACCGGCGCGGTGATCATGGATTCCAGCATCTGCGTGGCCACGACCACCGGCTTGCCGGCGCGGCGGGCTGCACGCGTGATGCGCTTCTGCAGACCCGGCACCTGTTCCAGCGGCATTTCCACGCCGAGGTCGCCACGGGCCACCATCAGCGCGTCGGACAGCTCGATGATCTCGGCCAGACGGTCGATGGCCTGCGGCTTCTCGATCTTGGCCAGGATGCCGGCGCGGCCGCGCACGATCTTGCGCACCTCGGCGATGTCGTCCGGACGCTGCACGAAGGAGAGGGCCACCCAGTCCACACCGGCCTCAAGGGCGGCGAGCACGTCGGCATGATCCTTCGCGGTCATGGCGCTCAGGTCGATCTCACTGTCGGGAACGCTGACGCCCTTCTTGTCGGACAGCTTGCCGCCCACCTCGACCCGCGTCAGGGCGCGGCTGGAGGTGCATTCGGTGACCAGCAGACGGATCTTGCCGTCGTCGAGCAGGAGCCGGTGCCCCGGCTTCAGCGCCTTCAGGATCTCCGGATGCGGCAGATGCACCCGCTGCACGTCGCCCGGGGTCGGATCGGCATCGAGGATGAAGCTCGCGCCTTCCTTGAGCATCACCGGACCCTCGGCAAACTTGCCGACGCGCAGCTTCGGGCCCTGGAGGTCGGCCAGGATGCCAATCGGCCGCTGGACCTTTTCCTCAACGGCACGGATCCGCCCGACCAGCTCGCGCATCAGGTCATGGCTCGAATGGCTCATGTTGATGCGGAACACATCTGCGCCGGCCCGATAGAGCTTCTCGATCATCTCCTGTTCGGAGGAAGACGGGCCCAAAGTTGCCAGAATTTTTACCCGCCGGTTACGCCTCATCGCCCACCTGTCCCCTGTTGTACCGGTTCCGTCAATTGAACCGTCCAGTTACTCTGCTCGCCTGTGTCGATCTCGAAAAATCCGGTGCGCTCATAACCGCGCGCCACACAGTCCTCAATTCCGCGAATCGTGAATTCCTTTTCGCGGGTACACATGTACGCGCGTCCACCCCATTCGCCAAACTGATCGTAATCCACCGCGTAAATGTAATAGTAGCGTGACACAAGGGCACCCGGCACGAGAACTTCGCAACTGTTCGGTCCGAGGTTCCACCATCCTTCGGTAACCCAGTCGGCCTTGTCCTTGTATCCGATGGCAACGCCAACCTGACTTTCGGTCTTGTTGCAAAGACGGAGGTCGGCGCGCGCATCATCTGCCAGTAAAGCGGTGAGGAAGAAAGCACAGAGGCACAGTACGCAGCGCATCAGGACACGGCTCAACATGGCCGTATCGCGTGCGCCTCGACGATCCCCTTCGTTTTTCATTCGTCTCGCTCGTCTCGCGGCGTTCGTTTAAATCGTTTTGCGTGGCGGTTCAGCGCTTGTCAACGACCACGGCCCGGAAGTCGTTGACATTCGTGAAGGTCGGGCCGGGCGTCAGCAGATCGCCCAGCCTCTCGAAGAAACCCGTACTGTCGTTTCTGGCGAGAAATGCGGCAGCATCAAGGCCCATGGTCCTGGCCCGTGCCAAGGTGGTCGGGTCGATCAGGGCGCCGGCCGGATCGGTGGCGGCGCCGCCGCCGCCGTCGGTCCCGTCGGTGTCCCCCGCGACCGCTGCAATGTCGGCGGCCCCCTCAAGGGCGAGGGCGAGGGCCAGGGCATACTCCTGGTTCGGCCCGCCGCGCCCGTCGCCCCGGAGGGTGACGGTCAGCTCGCCGCCAGACAGGAGGACGGCCCGCTTGCCATGCGCCGCCAGATGGCGGGCCAGCGAGGCGTGCTCGACGGCCCGCTCCCGCGCTTCTCCTTCAAGGCTGTCACCCAGCAGATGGACATCATAGCCCTCCGCCCGGGCCACGTCGGCGGCCGCAGCCAGCGACAGGGCCGGGCGGGCGATCAGCTCGTAGCGGGTGGCGGCAAACCGGGGATGATCAGGCGCGGGAGATTCGTTGGCCGGATCGACCAGCGCCGCGCGGATGGCGGGCGGCACCTCGATGGCGTGGCGGGCGCAGATGTCACGGGCCTCCGCCAGACTGGACGGGTCGCCGACGGTCGGGCCGGAGGCAATCACCGCGGCATCATCCTGGGGCACATCGGAAATCGCCAGCGTCGTCAGCGCCACCCCTTCGGGGACGGCCAGGGCCAGACGGCCGCCCTTGATGCGGGAGAGATGCTTGCGGACGCAGTTGATCTCGCGGATGGTGGCGCCCGAGCGCAGCAGGCGACGCGTCAGGTCCTGCTTGTCGGCCAACGACACGCCCGCGGCCGGCGCGATCCAGTTGGCAGACCCGCCGCCGGACAGCAGCACCACCACATGGTCGCCCGGGCGGGCGGCGGCGGCCAGCTCCAGACAGCGCATCGTCGCGGCAACTCCGGCGGCATCGGGAACCGGATGCCCGGCCTCGACCAGCTCCAGCTGGCGGGTCGCGCGCCCGTAGCCGTGGCGGGTGACGCCAAGTCCTGTCAGGCGACCGGGCTCGAGGCCGCAGGCATCAAGGTAATGGCTCTCGGCAACCTGCAGCATGGCACCGGCCGCCTTGCCTGCGGCCAGCAGGATGATGCGGCCAGCGGCGGAGGGAGCGGGCAGGGACGGCGGGAGCGCGGCCTCGGCCTGGGCCGCCGAAACGGCCGCGTCGAAAAGCGAGTGCAGCAGGGGGGCAAAACGGATATCTATGCTCATGCCCTGCCTGTTGGTTGCCATGCCGCTGTGTTCTATTCCTTACGCAACGTGGCCTTTCCCGTCACCTGAATAACGACCCAACCTGCGCGAAGTCCCCCGAACAATGCCCAGTTTTCCTCCCGCGTCCGAGCCCTTCGAGACGATAGCCGGCTCCATGACCGGCGGCCTGCTGCTGCTGTGTGACCACGCCCGAAACACGGTGCCCGAGCCTTTCGGGGACCTTGGCCTTCCGGCCGACCAGTTCGAGCGCCACATCGCCTATGACATCGGCGGTTGCCCGCTGACGCTGGAGCTGGCCCGGCGGCTGCAGGCCCCGGCCCTGATGACGACCTTTTCGCGGCTCCTGATCGATCCGAACCGGGGCGAGGACGATCCGACCATCGTGATGCGCCTGTCGGACGGCGCCGTGGTGCCCGGCAACGCCCGGATCGACGCCGACGGGCGCCAGGCCCGGATCGAGCGGTTTCACCGGCCCTATCACGCGCAGATCACGCGCACGCTGGACGCGATGCTTGCTGTT
Coding sequences within:
- a CDS encoding Hsp20 family protein, translated to MRHFDFSPLYRSTVGFDKLLSMLDSINSDTPSYPPYNIERTGENAYRITMAVAGFGEKDLSLEAKEHVLTVKGEKQAEDGAGEVLYRGIASRAFERRFQLAEFVRVDGAHLENGLLHIDLVREIPEAMKARKIEITAGQPRQIEASTH
- a CDS encoding PepSY domain-containing protein, producing the protein MIKSSLLALAIAVTSIASVSPAQSGARLVVEYGSEGSYYQVQDGWYGQYPDPRWSGQPLPGWGPRGGHYDGPRPDWGYERLSPREVRRVLRHQGYSDIDVQDARGRTYVVIATGQRGALVRLVVDAFTGDVLQRERLYRW
- a CDS encoding alpha/beta hydrolase, producing MLLTEVPGNPVPEGALAGFLDTSDGARLRYARFPATGSPLKGTVTVLQGRAEFIEKYFEVIRELQQRGFHVVAFDWRGQGGSSRHAGDPLRGHVRDFAEYRRDLDAILSEIVLAQCPGPHFALAHSTGGAILLSHTERLRTRFARAVLTSPLVGLLDAGWREGLAYSAARWLCRLGLGRLFIPGGTGLLTSDYADNRQTSDAARFERMNAVVRARPDLGVGSPTNAWLAATGRTLLSFRSIDFGPSVHLPLLILAAGADRIVSTPATEELATRMKAAAFLAVPGARHEILMEADVYRDQFWAAFDAFVPGSD
- the hisN gene encoding histidinol-phosphatase, coding for MQIEHSLYPFLERLARAAGEAILPHFRTNGAIDNKLDGGFDPVTAGDRAGEAAMRALINAEYPRHGILGEEYGPENTDADEVWVLDPIDGTRSFITGLPTWGTLIGLKQANRPALGMMVQPYVNEAYAGDGKSAWYSGPLGTRQLKTRACASLSDAVLFTTTPRIFKPVELAAYDRIEAQTRLARYGTDCYAYCMVAAGLADLVIESGLQAYDIVALVPIIEGAGGIVTSWTGGSPVDGGRILASGDPRLHELVLKELAAVPAA
- a CDS encoding N-formylglutamate amidohydrolase → MRIVTDFRDQPPFEILAPAEQRLPFVFNSPHSGCCYPQDFLDASRLDRLAIRRSEDAFVDALFAGVVPMGAPLLRVLFPRAFLDVNREPYELDPKMFTGRLPAYANTRSLRVAGGLGTIARVVSESQEIYAQRLTVEEGLERIETLYKPYHNTLRRLLAQTHVRFGYAVLIDCHSMPSSVRCQTTGTRPDFILGDRYGTSCPVELSDLAATLLKSRGYTVSRNKPYAGGFITEHYGRPAKGLHALQLEINRGLYMDEVRHEPLPGFAALAEDLMAVLTDLTAMPDAPLVPLGLAAE
- the cpdR gene encoding cell cycle two-component system response regulator CpdR — encoded protein: MSRILLAEDDNDMRRFLAKALENAGHDVVSFDNGKSAYERLREEPFALLLTDIVMPEMDGIELARRATQLDPDLKVMFITGFAAVALNPDSNAPKDAKVLSKPFHLKDLVQEVERMLAA
- the ykgO gene encoding type B 50S ribosomal protein L36, whose protein sequence is MKIKNSLKALMARHRENRMVRRKGRVYIINKKNPRYKARQG
- a CDS encoding tetratricopeptide repeat protein encodes the protein MRLFSFLICFLVVLAPIAGRAQTVPPGATEPKAEDLGTLPEAPAEDEPKARAAEEPPLETLYRQLAGSGDEAEARRIARSIQILWLKSGSDTVDLLMERAAQALKADNYPLALDLLDTVVTLKPAYAEGWNRRATVYYMRQDFGRSLADIERVLALEPRHWGALSGLGIIQRQLDQDQRALATFRKVLEVYPLLDSARKAVEELEKDLAGEPT
- a CDS encoding alpha/beta fold hydrolase translates to MFPVLIVILVLALVLALVLALFLAGYTELRRRQIQRRNPPAGILLQVDGAQVHVIEDGGQADPGAPVVLFVHGASGNGQDLRLAFSGLLPEAVRCVYIDRPGLGHSDRRLPADAAPRDQARRLLATMTALGHEVFTVVGHSFGAAVAAAMALEAPARVQALVFLAPATHPWNGKVAWYYRLSALPVIGWLFCRVIALPVAERVAPLSMRHVFAPDPVPPAYDARIGLELLFRPESFRSNACDLAAFNRHLADQARLYPRIGQPAVIVTGDQDGVVWPSIHSRGLKRDLPAARLIELPGAGHMPQHAHAAEIAAHILTLADGTRALQPAGGEPAPGAGRPS
- the pyk gene encoding pyruvate kinase, which encodes MRRNRRVKILATLGPSSSEQEMIEKLYRAGADVFRINMSHSSHDLMRELVGRIRAVEEKVQRPIGILADLQGPKLRVGKFAEGPVMLKEGASFILDADPTPGDVQRVHLPHPEILKALKPGHRLLLDDGKIRLLVTECTSSRALTRVEVGGKLSDKKGVSVPDSEIDLSAMTAKDHADVLAALEAGVDWVALSFVQRPDDIAEVRKIVRGRAGILAKIEKPQAIDRLAEIIELSDALMVARGDLGVEMPLEQVPGLQKRITRAARRAGKPVVVATQMLESMITAPVPTRAEVSDVATAVFEGADAVMLSAESAAGQFPIEAVATMDKIAQQVEQDGNYRSIIHAQRTDPEATGADAISAAARQIAETLNLAAVVCYTSSGATGLRAARERPSTPVIALSPVVGTARRLALAWGLHCVVSSDANDENDMVDRACRISHQEEFAKPGQRIIITAGVPFGTPGSTNMLRIAFVGSDGKSGL
- a CDS encoding DUF1036 domain-containing protein is translated as MRCVLCLCAFFLTALLADDARADLRLCNKTESQVGVAIGYKDKADWVTEGWWNLGPNSCEVLVPGALVSRYYYIYAVDYDQFGEWGGRAYMCTREKEFTIRGIEDCVARGYERTGFFEIDTGEQSNWTVQLTEPVQQGTGGR
- a CDS encoding glycerate kinase type-2 family protein; translation: MSIDIRFAPLLHSLFDAAVSAAQAEAALPPSLPAPSAAGRIILLAAGKAAGAMLQVAESHYLDACGLEPGRLTGLGVTRHGYGRATRQLELVEAGHPVPDAAGVAATMRCLELAAAARPGDHVVVLLSGGGSANWIAPAAGVSLADKQDLTRRLLRSGATIREINCVRKHLSRIKGGRLALAVPEGVALTTLAISDVPQDDAAVIASGPTVGDPSSLAEARDICARHAIEVPPAIRAALVDPANESPAPDHPRFAATRYELIARPALSLAAAADVARAEGYDVHLLGDSLEGEARERAVEHASLARHLAAHGKRAVLLSGGELTVTLRGDGRGGPNQEYALALALALEGAADIAAVAGDTDGTDGGGGAATDPAGALIDPTTLARARTMGLDAAAFLARNDSTGFFERLGDLLTPGPTFTNVNDFRAVVVDKR
- a CDS encoding N-formylglutamate amidohydrolase, whose product is MPSFPPASEPFETIAGSMTGGLLLLCDHARNTVPEPFGDLGLPADQFERHIAYDIGGCPLTLELARRLQAPALMTTFSRLLIDPNRGEDDPTIVMRLSDGAVVPGNARIDADGRQARIERFHRPYHAQITRTLDAMLAVAPPPVIVSIHSYTPVWRGTPRPWHAGILWDRDPRAVLPVLEGLRADPALVVGDNEPYDGALKNDTMYRHGTLRGLAHVLIEVRQDLIADEAGVGAWADRLEPILARLPLMPDLREVRHFGSRACS